The Spirochaetales bacterium genome window below encodes:
- a CDS encoding Rrf2 family transcriptional regulator: protein MRLSKRTRYGLRFMFELALNEEGRPVQLSDIARKEEISRKFLSQIAIPLKGAGIIQSSRGVNGGYSLSRSPKEITVEEIVRVLEGDTSLVECVEDPPICHRIGYCVTRDVWGMLSAEISGLLRSISLADLVDKAQKQKEDAAIDFQI, encoded by the coding sequence ATGAGACTTTCCAAACGGACACGATACGGGCTGCGATTCATGTTCGAACTTGCCCTCAATGAAGAGGGAAGACCAGTGCAGCTTAGTGACATCGCCAGGAAAGAAGAGATTTCAAGGAAATTCCTGAGTCAAATAGCAATTCCCTTAAAGGGTGCCGGTATAATACAGTCGAGCAGGGGAGTAAACGGAGGCTATTCACTTTCCAGATCCCCGAAAGAAATTACCGTTGAGGAGATAGTAAGGGTTCTTGAAGGCGATACATCACTCGTCGAATGCGTTGAGGATCCCCCGATCTGTCACCGGATCGGATATTGTGTCACACGGGATGTATGGGGTATGCTATCCGCTGAAATTTCGGGACTGCTTCGCTCGATCAGCCTGGCCGATCTTGTGGACAAGGCACAAAAGCAGAAGGAAGATGCCGCGATCGACTTTCAGATATAG
- the cysK gene encoding cysteine synthase A, protein MKIAENMTKLTGHTPLVKLSAIGRESGAVIVCKCEFFNPCSSIKDRIGVAMIEDAEAAGLIDKETVIIEPTSGNTGIGLAFTCAQRGYRLILTMPESMSLERRKILTHLGAELSLTPAEEGMGGAIRKAEEILTLYAKSFMPQQFKNSSNPEIHRKTTAIEIWDDTDGTVDIFVAGVGTGGTITGVGEVLKKKKPGVRIVAVEPAESPVLSGGSPGSHRIQGIGAGFVPDNLNRNIIDEVLTVTGEEAIAMSGRLAKEEGILSGVSGGAAVQAALSVAEKKENAGKLIVVILPDTGERYLSVW, encoded by the coding sequence ATGAAGATAGCTGAAAATATGACGAAACTCACGGGACATACCCCGCTGGTAAAGCTTTCTGCAATCGGCAGGGAATCCGGCGCCGTCATTGTCTGTAAATGTGAGTTTTTCAATCCCTGTTCGAGTATAAAGGACAGAATCGGTGTGGCAATGATCGAGGATGCCGAAGCCGCAGGGCTCATCGACAAAGAGACGGTAATTATCGAACCCACAAGCGGAAATACCGGTATCGGCCTTGCATTTACCTGCGCGCAGCGCGGCTACAGGCTGATTCTTACTATGCCGGAGAGCATGTCTCTTGAACGAAGAAAGATACTCACCCATCTCGGGGCGGAACTGTCACTTACCCCGGCGGAAGAAGGGATGGGGGGGGCGATCCGGAAGGCGGAAGAAATTTTAACGTTATACGCGAAATCATTTATGCCGCAGCAGTTCAAAAACAGCTCGAATCCTGAAATTCACCGAAAGACAACGGCGATCGAGATCTGGGACGACACGGACGGTACGGTCGATATATTTGTCGCCGGGGTCGGCACCGGAGGGACGATTACCGGAGTCGGTGAAGTACTCAAGAAAAAAAAACCGGGGGTAAGAATAGTCGCGGTCGAACCCGCGGAATCGCCGGTGTTATCGGGCGGTAGTCCGGGGTCACACCGTATTCAGGGAATCGGCGCCGGATTCGTTCCCGATAATCTCAACAGGAATATAATCGATGAGGTTCTGACAGTGACCGGTGAGGAGGCAATCGCCATGTCGGGGCGTCTCGCTAAGGAAGAAGGAATCCTGTCCGGTGTTTCGGGCGGCGCTGCGGTACAAGCGGCGCTCAGTGTGGCCGAGAAAAAAGAAAATGCGGGCAAACTTATCGTCGTCATCCTGCCGGACACGGGAGAACGTTATCTTTCGGTATGGTAA
- a CDS encoding O-acetylhomoserine aminocarboxypropyltransferase/cysteine synthase, translating into MKNEKYHFETLALHGGHVPDPSTLSRAVPVHRTTSYLFRDTSHAADLFALREPGNIYTRIMNPTQDVLEKRIALLEGGGAALAVASGTSAIFYSVINICVSGDEIVSANNLYGGTFTMFNDILPKFGITVRFVDPRDPENFKQAINGKTRALFCETIGNPVLDVTDISEVSGIAHEAGIPLIVDSTFTTPYCARPISHGADIVVHSLTKWLGGHGTAIGGIVVDSGKFPWAENGRFPLINEPDESYHGMRWAHDLGESNHLAYIVRMRVVALRNLGACLSPDNAWMFLQGIETLPLRMARHCSNALAVAKYLSGHPGVAWVRYPGLESDPAYPVAKKYFTRGFGGMVVFGHKGGREAGERFIDRLELISHLANVGDAKTLALHPASTTHSQLTEKQQKLAGLSPGLIRLSIGIEHPDDIIGDIEHGLKG; encoded by the coding sequence ATGAAAAACGAAAAATATCATTTTGAAACACTCGCCCTTCATGGGGGCCATGTTCCGGATCCTTCGACATTAAGCAGGGCGGTACCCGTACACAGAACGACATCGTATCTGTTCAGGGATACCAGCCATGCGGCCGACCTTTTCGCGCTCAGGGAACCGGGAAATATTTATACAAGAATCATGAATCCCACCCAGGATGTCCTCGAGAAGCGGATCGCCCTTCTCGAAGGGGGCGGCGCCGCGCTTGCCGTCGCTTCGGGCACATCCGCGATATTTTATTCCGTCATCAATATATGTGTTTCGGGCGACGAGATCGTTTCGGCGAACAATCTCTACGGCGGCACGTTTACCATGTTCAATGATATTCTCCCGAAGTTCGGTATAACCGTCAGATTTGTCGACCCGCGCGACCCGGAAAATTTCAAACAGGCGATAAACGGCAAAACACGGGCGCTTTTTTGCGAAACCATCGGGAACCCGGTGCTGGATGTGACAGATATCAGTGAAGTGTCCGGTATCGCGCACGAAGCGGGCATTCCCCTGATCGTCGATTCGACGTTCACAACGCCGTATTGCGCGCGGCCTATTTCTCATGGCGCCGATATCGTCGTTCATTCGCTGACAAAGTGGCTGGGCGGCCACGGGACGGCGATCGGAGGCATTGTCGTGGATTCGGGAAAATTCCCCTGGGCGGAAAACGGCCGTTTCCCATTGATTAACGAACCGGATGAAAGTTACCACGGAATGCGGTGGGCACATGATCTCGGCGAAAGCAATCACCTCGCCTATATCGTCAGAATGAGGGTCGTCGCGCTCCGAAATCTCGGAGCGTGTCTATCGCCGGACAACGCATGGATGTTCCTCCAGGGGATCGAGACACTCCCATTGAGAATGGCCCGTCATTGTTCGAACGCACTCGCGGTAGCGAAATATCTTTCAGGCCATCCCGGGGTCGCATGGGTGAGGTACCCGGGCCTGGAATCCGACCCCGCGTATCCGGTCGCGAAAAAATATTTCACCCGCGGATTCGGCGGAATGGTCGTATTCGGGCACAAAGGGGGACGGGAAGCCGGTGAGAGGTTTATCGACCGGCTCGAACTTATTTCGCACCTGGCAAACGTTGGTGATGCGAAAACGCTCGCGCTTCATCCGGCAAGCACCACGCATTCCCAGCTGACGGAGAAACAACAGAAGCTGGCCGGTCTCTCGCCGGGCCTGATTCGCCTTTCGATCGGGATCGAACATCCGGATGACATAATCGGTGATATCGAGCATGGTCTCAAGGGATAG
- a CDS encoding homoserine O-acetyltransferase: MGKSGIESSDDLRAARPLEYGRTFHLGKPVSLEKGGVLENISVFYETYGALNREKSNAVLIFHALSGDSHVASHDETDDPGWWEIAVGPGKPVDTEKYFVICANVLGGCRGTTGPNSINPLTGQRYGIDFPVITIDDMTAVQYRLIEYLGVGKLLAVIGGSMGGHLVLSWARQYPDSFGGAIAIATSPRLTSQALAFDIVGRNAIMHDPNFRNGMYTEAGTAPDVGLAIARMIGHITYLSRESMQEKFEADRNRPKEVVTRFESRFSVGSYLGYQGDKFVERFDALSYIFLTLAMDMFSIGVDIESIGSAFGKAAGKWLVMSFSSDWLFPEDQSRLIVDSLISRGKEVSYCHVTSSCGHDAFLLKNNIDTYGEMIRFFLDNLDIGGQEKGKPSRGSGQKKGNMTSVTDIASNNIFTSGRIDYEMIIGLIPEQSSVLDLGCGRGELLSLLKERGHKRLSGVEIDESAILSCAGKGLNVIHADLNNQLRQFTDRQYDIVVLSQTLQVIDDIEGLLCDIVRVGKKGIISIPNFAYYKLRRMLYHEGRAPESPGVLKYKWYNTPNRRFMSIDDVKELCRLNGIRVRLLKAFDTEEGKEVGERPNYYADIAVMVISR; encoded by the coding sequence ATGGGAAAAAGCGGGATCGAAAGCAGTGATGACCTCAGGGCGGCCCGTCCGCTCGAATACGGACGCACCTTTCACCTCGGAAAACCAGTCTCACTTGAAAAAGGCGGCGTGCTTGAAAACATATCGGTCTTTTACGAAACGTACGGCGCCTTGAACAGGGAGAAAAGCAACGCCGTTTTGATATTCCATGCGTTAAGCGGTGATTCCCATGTTGCATCTCATGATGAAACGGACGATCCGGGATGGTGGGAAATCGCGGTGGGGCCGGGGAAGCCGGTGGATACTGAGAAATACTTCGTGATCTGCGCGAATGTCCTCGGCGGGTGCCGTGGAACGACGGGCCCAAACAGTATCAATCCGCTAACCGGTCAGCGTTACGGCATTGATTTTCCGGTCATTACGATTGACGATATGACCGCGGTTCAATACCGTCTCATTGAATATCTCGGGGTCGGGAAGCTTCTTGCCGTCATCGGCGGATCGATGGGGGGACACCTCGTGTTGAGTTGGGCCCGGCAATATCCCGATAGTTTCGGGGGCGCGATCGCGATAGCGACATCCCCCCGGCTGACGAGTCAGGCACTGGCGTTCGATATCGTCGGCCGCAACGCGATCATGCACGATCCGAACTTCAGGAACGGGATGTATACGGAAGCGGGGACGGCCCCCGATGTCGGTCTTGCGATCGCGAGAATGATCGGGCATATCACCTACCTTTCGAGAGAATCAATGCAGGAAAAGTTCGAAGCGGACAGAAACAGGCCGAAAGAAGTGGTTACACGATTCGAATCGCGTTTTTCCGTGGGTTCGTATCTGGGATACCAGGGAGACAAATTCGTCGAACGATTCGATGCCTTGAGTTATATATTCCTTACCCTCGCCATGGACATGTTTTCAATCGGGGTCGATATCGAAAGTATCGGATCGGCGTTCGGGAAAGCCGCAGGAAAGTGGCTCGTGATGAGTTTTTCGAGTGACTGGCTTTTTCCTGAAGACCAGTCGCGGCTCATCGTCGATTCGCTGATTTCACGGGGAAAGGAAGTAAGCTACTGTCATGTAACAAGTTCATGCGGCCATGACGCCTTTCTGCTTAAAAACAATATCGATACATACGGTGAAATGATACGCTTTTTCCTCGACAATCTCGATATCGGCGGGCAGGAAAAAGGAAAACCTTCTCGCGGGAGCGGGCAGAAAAAAGGAAATATGACTTCGGTGACCGATATCGCTTCGAACAATATTTTTACATCCGGACGTATCGATTACGAGATGATCATCGGTCTTATTCCCGAACAAAGCAGCGTGCTGGATCTCGGATGCGGAAGGGGGGAGTTGCTTTCTCTGCTCAAAGAGAGGGGGCACAAACGGCTTTCGGGCGTCGAAATAGACGAATCGGCGATCCTTTCATGCGCGGGAAAGGGACTCAATGTCATCCATGCCGATTTGAACAACCAGCTCCGGCAGTTCACGGACCGTCAGTACGATATCGTGGTTCTGTCACAGACACTACAGGTAATCGACGATATTGAAGGATTATTATGCGACATCGTCCGGGTTGGAAAAAAGGGAATCATCAGCATACCGAACTTCGCTTATTACAAACTGAGGCGTATGCTTTACCATGAGGGGAGGGCACCTGAATCCCCCGGCGTGCTCAAGTACAAGTGGTATAATACCCCGAACAGGCGTTTTATGTCGATAGACGACGTAAAGGAGTTATGCCGGCTTAACGGGATACGCGTCCGTCTTTTAAAGGCGTTCGATACGGAAGAGGGGAAAGAGGTCGGCGAACGGCCCAATTACTATGCCGATATCGCCGTCATGGTGATAAGCCGGTAA